The Punica granatum isolate Tunisia-2019 chromosome 4, ASM765513v2, whole genome shotgun sequence genome has a window encoding:
- the LOC116202544 gene encoding transcription factor MYB102-like, giving the protein MQIHIPSPSLLTKHLRHKPNNSSMGRAPCCDKDGLKKGPWTPEEDQKLINYIQKHGNGNWRILPKNAGLQRCGKSCRLRWTNYLRPDIKRGRFSFDEEEAIIQLHSILGNKWSAIASRLPGRTDNEIKNYWNTHIRKQLLRMGIDPVTHSPRLDLLDLSSILNSTLYNSSHHMVNDISTFLQVDPSTNPEILKLATSLGLSQSENQKCPFQQSQISNCQLQESYHPTDYVQENLLAHSAVPSTNEPNLREPISRQYQPDFSGLFPISSDNYIYSSEQPGFNPPSENLQDFNLSSNNNNDYQNFSYGASVYSTPSSSPTPLNSNSAYINSGTEDEREISYCSKYDLMRYEIPEILDVNELL; this is encoded by the exons ATGCAAATACAcattccctctccctctctcctcaCGAAACATTTAAGACATAAACCCAACAATTCAAGCATGGGAAGAGCCCCTTGCTGCGATAAAGACGGCCTCAAGAAGGGGCCGTGGACACCCGAGGAAGATCAGAAGCTGATCAATTACATTCAGAAGCACGGCAACGGAAACTGGAGAATCCTCCCCAAAAATGCTG GGTTGCAAAGGTGTGGAAAGAGCTGTCGACTTAGGTGGACTAACTACCTGCGGCCCGATATTAAGAGAGGGAGGTTCTCCTTTGACGAGGAGGAGGCAATCATTCAACTCCACAGTATATTGGGCAACAA ATGGTCTGCAATTGCGTCTCGCTTGCCTGGAAGAACCGACAACGAAATAAAGAATTACTGGAACACCCACATCAGAAAGCAGCTTCTCCGCATGGGAATCGACCCCGTGACTCATTCTCCTCGGCTGGATCTTCTCGACCTTTCCTCGATCCTCAACTCTACTCTCTACAATTCTTCTCATCACATGGTGAACGATATCTCAACTTTCCTACAAGTCGATCCTTCGACAAACCCAGAAATTTTAAAGCttgccacttcccttgggctATCCCAAAGTGAAAACCAAAAGTGCCCTTTTCAACAAAGCCAAATCTCAAATTGTCAATTGCAAGAATCATACCATCCCACTGACTACGTTCAAGAAAATCTACTTGCTCATAGCGCTGTTCCATCTACAAACGAGCCAAATCTAAGGGAACCCATATCGAGGCAATACCAACCCGATTTCAGTGGCTTGTTTCCAATTTCAAGTGACAACTACATCTACAGCTCGGAGCAGCCTGGCTTCAATCCACCTTCGGAAAATCTGCAGGACTTTAACTTATCCAGTAATAACAATAacgattatcaaaattttagcTATGGTGCCTCGGTTTACTCCACTCCATCGTCAAGCCCTACACCGTTGAATTCCAATTCCGCATACATCAACAGTGGCACTGAAGATGAGAGGGAAATTAGCTATTGTAGCAAATATGATTTGATGAGATATGAAATCCCGGAAATCTTGGATGTGAACGAACTCTTGTAA